The Magnetospirillum sp. genome includes a region encoding these proteins:
- a CDS encoding ABC transporter permease: protein MSAASAAAANDAGQVPVASRGYWSNVLRRLARDKVAMACLAVLVLILLAAIFAPLIAPGDPYRGSIIRRLRPIGTEGYPLGTDELGRDMLTRLIYGGRLSLFMGIVPVLNAFLIGTFLGVVAGYVGGKTNMAIMRTIDVFYAFPSVLLAIAISGALGAGIFNSIVSLTVVFIPPIARVAESVTTQVRNLDFVDAARASGAGALTIIRVHILGNVLGPVFVYATGLVSVSMILASGLSFLGLGTKPPEAEWGLMLNTLRTAIYVQPAVAALPGAMIFVTSICFNLFSDGLRSAMDVKL, encoded by the coding sequence ATGAGCGCTGCTTCCGCCGCCGCCGCGAACGACGCGGGCCAAGTGCCGGTCGCCTCGCGCGGCTATTGGTCCAACGTTCTGCGGCGCTTGGCACGCGACAAGGTCGCGATGGCGTGTTTGGCCGTGCTCGTGCTGATCCTGCTTGCCGCGATCTTCGCACCGCTCATCGCACCGGGCGATCCCTATCGCGGCTCGATCATCCGGCGCTTGCGCCCCATCGGCACCGAGGGCTATCCGCTCGGCACCGACGAGCTTGGCCGTGACATGCTCACGCGCCTCATCTATGGCGGACGCTTGTCGCTGTTCATGGGCATCGTGCCCGTGCTGAACGCGTTTTTGATCGGCACGTTTCTGGGCGTGGTCGCAGGCTATGTCGGCGGCAAGACCAACATGGCGATCATGCGCACGATCGACGTGTTCTACGCCTTCCCCTCGGTGCTGCTCGCGATCGCGATTTCGGGCGCCCTCGGGGCCGGCATTTTCAATTCGATCGTGTCGCTGACGGTCGTGTTCATCCCGCCCATCGCGCGCGTGGCCGAAAGCGTGACCACGCAAGTGCGCAATCTCGATTTCGTCGATGCGGCACGCGCGAGCGGTGCGGGGGCGCTCACCATCATCCGCGTGCATATTCTCGGCAACGTGCTGGGGCCGGTCTTCGTCTATGCGACGGGCCTCGTGTCGGTGTCGATGATCCTTGCCTCGGGCCTGTCGTTCCTCGGGCTCGGCACCAAGCCGCCCGAGGCCGAATGGGGCCTGATGCTGAACACGCTGCGCACCGCAATCTACGTGCAGCCGGCCGTCGCGGCCTTGCCGGGGGCGATGATCTTCGTGACCTCGATCTGCTTCAATCTGTTTTCGGACGGCTTGCGCTCGGCCATGGACGTGAAACTGTGA
- a CDS encoding ABC transporter permease, with protein sequence MLEYLLKRILYAVPIALGVSLVCFLLVHIAPGDPLVSVLPADASQEMQEQLRAAYGFDKPLPVQFGLWIWRALSGDLGFSIATGRPVAAEVWRAIGNTFMLAVFAAAFGFLVGAFLGFVAGYYRGTWVDRASSALAVAGISLPHYWLGMVLVIIFSVQLNWLPATGAGPGGSADWEWDWQHMRHLILPALTMSVIPLGIVARSVRALVSDILSQEFVDALRAKGLSERGIFLHILKNAAPTGLAVMGLQLGYLLGGSILIETVFAWPGSGFLLGNAILQRDLPLLQGNILVLAMFFVTLNLLVDLVQTWLDPRIKRG encoded by the coding sequence ATGCTCGAATATCTCCTCAAACGAATTCTCTACGCTGTCCCCATCGCACTGGGCGTGAGCCTCGTGTGTTTTTTGCTTGTGCATATCGCACCGGGCGATCCTTTGGTGTCGGTGCTGCCTGCCGACGCCTCGCAGGAAATGCAAGAACAGCTGCGCGCCGCCTACGGCTTCGACAAGCCGCTGCCCGTGCAATTCGGGTTGTGGATCTGGCGCGCCCTTAGCGGCGATCTCGGTTTTTCGATCGCGACCGGCCGGCCCGTGGCGGCCGAAGTCTGGCGCGCCATCGGCAACACTTTCATGCTCGCCGTGTTCGCGGCCGCTTTCGGCTTTCTCGTCGGCGCGTTCCTCGGGTTCGTTGCGGGCTATTATCGCGGCACCTGGGTCGACCGCGCTTCGAGCGCACTCGCCGTCGCCGGCATCTCGCTGCCGCATTACTGGCTTGGCATGGTGCTCGTGATCATCTTCTCGGTGCAGCTCAATTGGCTGCCCGCAACAGGTGCGGGTCCCGGCGGCTCGGCCGATTGGGAATGGGATTGGCAGCATATGCGCCATCTCATTCTGCCCGCCTTGACCATGTCGGTCATTCCGCTCGGCATCGTGGCGCGCTCGGTGCGCGCACTCGTGTCGGACATTCTCTCGCAGGAATTCGTCGACGCACTTCGCGCCAAGGGCCTTTCGGAGCGCGGCATCTTCCTGCACATCCTCAAAAACGCCGCTCCCACGGGCCTCGCCGTGATGGGGCTGCAGCTTGGCTATCTGCTCGGCGGCTCGATCCTGATCGAGACGGTGTTCGCGTGGCCGGGCTCGGGCTTCCTGCTCGGCAACGCGATCCTGCAGCGCGACCTGCCGCTGCTGCAGGGCAACATCCTGGTGCTGGCGATGTTTTTCGTGACCCTCAACCTGCTGGTCGATCTGGTGCAAACCTGGCTCGATCCGCGCATCAAGCGAGGCTGA
- a CDS encoding ABC transporter substrate-binding protein: MKIRTLIGAALGLGLMASAAQAQTTLRIAMTAADIPRTLGQPDQGFEGNRFTGLTMYDALTAWDLSSADKPSVLIPGLASEWAVDANDKTKWVFKLRSGVKFHDGSAFNADAVVWNVRKVLDREAPHFDASQVGVTASRMPTLRTARKIDDLTVELTTSEPDSFLPINLTNLFMASPAHWAAKLAAVPASVTEAPARSAAAWTAFAADASGTGPWKMVRFVPRERLELAKNDAYWNTARVPKIDRMVLLPIPDANARTAALLSNQVDWAEAPAPDAVPQIRSRGFQLFANQQPHVWPWQFSFVEGSPWLDKRVRQAANLCVNRTDMKQLLNGLMAEAVGSVPPGHPWWGNPDFKIGYRPDEARRMMTAAGHSAQRPLKVKIQVSASGSGQMLPLPMNEYLQQALRECFFDVELDVIEWNTLFTNWRIGAKDPTARGAHAVNITFAAMDPFFAFVRFVDSKMAPPVSNNWGFVNDPEFDRLVAAARTTFDAAARDAALAALHKRIVDETVFLWVAHDVGPRAMSPRVRGFVPPQSWFVDFSPITMN, from the coding sequence ATGAAAATCCGGACTTTGATCGGCGCGGCTCTCGGCCTCGGCTTGATGGCCAGTGCTGCCCAGGCGCAGACGACCTTGCGCATCGCCATGACGGCCGCCGATATCCCGCGCACGCTGGGCCAGCCCGACCAGGGCTTTGAAGGCAACCGCTTCACGGGCCTTACGATGTACGACGCGCTGACGGCGTGGGACCTCAGCAGTGCCGACAAGCCCTCGGTGCTGATCCCGGGCCTCGCGAGCGAATGGGCGGTCGATGCCAACGACAAGACCAAGTGGGTCTTCAAGCTGCGCAGCGGCGTGAAGTTCCACGACGGCAGCGCCTTCAATGCCGACGCCGTGGTGTGGAACGTGCGCAAAGTGCTGGACCGCGAAGCGCCGCATTTCGACGCGAGCCAAGTCGGCGTGACGGCGAGCCGCATGCCCACCTTGCGCACCGCGCGCAAGATCGACGACCTCACGGTCGAACTCACCACGAGCGAGCCCGACTCGTTCCTGCCCATCAACTTGACCAACCTCTTCATGGCGAGCCCCGCACACTGGGCCGCGAAGCTGGCCGCCGTACCCGCCAGCGTGACCGAAGCCCCGGCCCGCTCGGCCGCGGCGTGGACCGCGTTTGCGGCCGACGCTTCGGGCACCGGCCCGTGGAAGATGGTGCGCTTCGTGCCGCGCGAGCGGCTTGAGCTTGCCAAGAACGACGCCTATTGGAACACGGCGCGCGTGCCGAAGATCGACCGCATGGTGCTGCTGCCGATCCCGGACGCCAATGCGCGCACGGCAGCGTTGCTGTCGAACCAGGTCGATTGGGCCGAGGCACCTGCCCCGGACGCCGTACCGCAGATCCGCAGTCGCGGCTTCCAGCTCTTCGCCAACCAGCAGCCGCATGTGTGGCCGTGGCAGTTCTCGTTCGTCGAAGGCTCGCCGTGGCTCGACAAGCGCGTGCGCCAGGCCGCCAATCTGTGCGTGAACCGCACCGACATGAAGCAGCTCTTGAATGGCCTGATGGCCGAAGCGGTGGGTTCGGTGCCGCCGGGCCATCCGTGGTGGGGCAATCCCGATTTCAAGATCGGCTACCGCCCCGACGAAGCGCGCCGCATGATGACGGCGGCCGGCCACTCGGCCCAGCGTCCGCTCAAAGTTAAGATCCAGGTCTCGGCCTCGGGCTCGGGCCAGATGCTGCCGCTGCCGATGAACGAATATCTGCAGCAGGCCTTGCGCGAGTGCTTCTTCGACGTCGAGCTCGACGTGATCGAGTGGAACACGCTGTTCACGAACTGGCGCATCGGTGCGAAGGATCCGACGGCGCGGGGCGCCCACGCCGTCAACATCACCTTCGCGGCGATGGATCCGTTCTTCGCGTTCGTGCGCTTCGTCGACAGCAAAATGGCGCCGCCAGTCTCGAACAATTGGGGCTTCGTCAACGATCCGGAATTCGACCGGCTCGTGGCCGCCGCCCGCACCACGTTCGATGCGGCCGCGCGCGACGCCGCCCTTGCGGCTCTTCACAAGCGCATCGTCGACGAGACGGTGTTCTTGTGGGTGGCGCACGATGTGGGTCCGCGCGCGATGAGCCCGCGTGTGCGCGGCTTTGTGCCGCCGCAGAGCTGGTTCGTCGATTTCTCGCCGATCACGATGAACTGA